One genomic segment of Rivularia sp. PCC 7116 includes these proteins:
- a CDS encoding aldo/keto reductase has protein sequence MSDKKTRREFLITSAAVAGGIVGCNSLQKNTASNAAPPAKMPEQILGKTGVKLPIFGLGGAGQTPLSRNEGEREAVEQIEKALQLGIRYFDTAASYGPSEDYMGKVLPPHRKKIFLASKTAARDRDGAWRELEKSLKRLNVDYLDLWQLHHVSFSEELDTIFSNSGAVKAIEEAKQQKLIRFAGITGHHEPDIIADGLRRYPFDTTLIPVNAADKYHPRPFLPVVLPVAREKNVGVIAMKVPAYGRLFKPGGLSGMNQALGYSLSQPGVHCCIVAAENIKQLEENVNVARSFQKLNDKELAAIEKQVAGIWEDGNFFRAWT, from the coding sequence ATGTCAGACAAAAAAACGCGGCGTGAATTTTTAATTACTAGTGCGGCTGTAGCTGGCGGTATTGTTGGATGCAACTCTTTACAGAAAAATACTGCTAGCAATGCTGCACCACCTGCAAAAATGCCAGAACAAATTCTGGGCAAAACAGGTGTAAAACTTCCTATATTCGGTTTGGGTGGCGCTGGACAAACACCGCTATCTCGGAATGAAGGGGAACGAGAAGCTGTAGAACAGATTGAAAAAGCATTGCAACTTGGTATTCGTTATTTTGATACTGCTGCAAGTTACGGTCCCAGTGAAGATTACATGGGGAAAGTACTGCCACCGCATCGAAAAAAAATCTTTTTAGCCAGTAAAACAGCAGCTAGAGATAGAGACGGTGCTTGGAGAGAATTAGAAAAAAGTTTAAAAAGATTAAATGTAGATTACCTTGATTTGTGGCAATTGCATCACGTTTCCTTCTCAGAAGAACTTGATACGATATTTTCTAATTCCGGAGCAGTCAAAGCTATAGAAGAAGCCAAACAACAAAAGCTGATTAGATTTGCAGGAATTACCGGACATCACGAACCTGATATCATTGCTGACGGGTTGCGTCGTTATCCTTTCGACACTACCTTAATTCCCGTAAACGCTGCTGACAAATATCATCCTCGTCCTTTTCTTCCCGTAGTTTTACCAGTAGCGCGAGAGAAAAATGTCGGCGTAATTGCCATGAAAGTACCAGCTTACGGTCGTTTATTCAAACCTGGTGGATTGTCAGGGATGAATCAAGCTTTAGGATATAGCTTATCTCAACCGGGAGTACATTGCTGCATAGTTGCTGCTGAGAACATCAAACAATTAGAAGAAAACGTTAATGTAGCAAGAAGTTTCCAGAAATTGAACGATAAAGAATTAGCCGCAATCGAAAAGCAAGTCGCTGGAATTTGGGAAGATGGTAACTTTTTCCGGGCTTGGACATGA
- the lpxB gene encoding lipid-A-disaccharide synthase: MRIFISTGEVSGDLQGSLLVTALKNQATAIGLELEIVALGGDKMAAAGATLIANTTSIGSVGILEAVPFILPTLKIQRKAIAFLEENPPDLVVFIDYMGGNLPMGKYIRRNMPDVPTVYYIAPQVWVTSIGEKDTEQLIKISDKILAIFPEEARYFQNKGADATWVGHPLVDRMQSFPNREAARAELGIADDVTCIALLPASRSQEIKHLIPVMFEAAREIQTKMPDVHFWIPLSLETYREEIEKQIQKYQLKATVVSSQQKEVLAAADLAIAKSGTVNLELALLNVPQVVLYRLNPFTYWVGKNILKIKISYASPPNLLVMREIVPEFIQETATSENIVKAAMEFLLNEQRQQQMKADYLEMQQFVGEIGVCQRTAEEILKLRVKS; the protein is encoded by the coding sequence ATGCGAATATTTATTAGTACTGGCGAAGTGTCAGGCGATTTACAAGGTTCACTATTAGTAACTGCGCTTAAAAATCAAGCCACTGCAATAGGATTGGAATTAGAAATTGTGGCTTTAGGTGGCGATAAGATGGCTGCTGCTGGGGCAACTTTAATCGCAAATACTACTTCTATTGGTTCAGTTGGGATTTTAGAAGCTGTACCTTTTATATTGCCAACTTTAAAAATACAGCGAAAAGCTATTGCTTTTTTAGAAGAGAATCCACCCGATTTAGTCGTATTTATTGACTATATGGGGGGAAATTTGCCGATGGGCAAATATATTCGTCGTAATATGCCCGACGTACCTACGGTTTATTATATTGCACCTCAAGTTTGGGTGACTTCCATCGGAGAAAAAGACACGGAACAATTAATAAAAATTAGCGATAAAATACTAGCTATATTTCCCGAAGAAGCTCGTTATTTTCAAAATAAAGGTGCTGATGCAACTTGGGTAGGACATCCTCTAGTGGATAGAATGCAAAGCTTTCCTAATAGAGAAGCAGCGCGTGCAGAATTAGGAATAGCCGACGATGTAACTTGTATTGCACTTTTACCCGCTTCTCGTTCCCAAGAAATAAAACATCTGATACCCGTAATGTTTGAAGCAGCACGGGAAATTCAAACAAAAATGCCAGATGTACATTTTTGGATTCCTTTATCTTTGGAAACATATAGAGAAGAAATAGAAAAACAAATACAAAAGTATCAACTAAAAGCAACCGTTGTATCCAGTCAACAAAAAGAAGTATTAGCAGCTGCGGATTTAGCGATCGCTAAATCAGGTACGGTTAACTTGGAATTAGCATTGTTGAATGTACCGCAAGTGGTTTTATATCGTTTGAATCCCTTTACCTATTGGGTTGGTAAAAATATACTCAAAATAAAAATTTCCTACGCCTCCCCACCAAATTTGTTAGTAATGCGGGAAATCGTACCAGAATTCATTCAAGAAACAGCTACATCCGAGAACATTGTGAAAGCTGCAATGGAATTTTTATTAAACGAACAGCGACAACAGCAAATGAAAGCTGATTATCTAGAAATGCAGCAGTTTGTTGGAGAAATTGGAGTTTGCCAAAGAACTGCGGAAGAAATCTTAAAGTTGAGAGTTAAGAGTTAG